One window of the Oncorhynchus mykiss isolate Arlee chromosome 5, USDA_OmykA_1.1, whole genome shotgun sequence genome contains the following:
- the LOC110523896 gene encoding cathepsin L1, translated as MTSLYLAVLVLCMSAVYAAPMFDSQLEGHWHLWKNWHSKNYHEREEGWRRMVWEKNLKKIEMHNLDHSMGKHSYRLGMNNFGDMTNDEFRQLNGYKQTTERKYKGSLFMEPNYLQAPKAVDWREKGYVTPVKDQGSCGSCWSFSSTGAIEGQQFRKTGNLVSLSEQNLMDCSRPQGNEGCNGGLMDLAFQYVKDNGGLDTEASYPYVGKEDYFCHYRPEFSAVNETGFVDIPNGKEHTLMMAVASVGPVSVAIDASHESFQFYQSGIYYEEECSSEELDHGVLVVGYGFEGEDVGGKKFWIVKNSWSDKWGDKGYIYMAKDRKNHCGIATAASYPLV; from the exons ATGACGTCGCTCTACTTGGCAGTGTTGGTGCTCTGTATGAGTGCTGTGTATGCAGCCCCTATGTTTGACTCTCAGTTGGAGGGCCACTGGCACTTGTGGAAGAACTGGCACAGCAAGAACTACCATGAG agagaggagggctggaggagGATGGTTTGGGAGAAGAACCTGAAAAAGATTGAGATGCACAACCTGGACCACTCTATGGGAAAACACTCCTATCGTCTGGGCATGAACAACTTTGGTGACATG ACCAACGACGAGTTCAGGCAGCTGAACGGCTACAAGCAGACTACTGAGAGGAAGTACAAGGGCTCTCTGTTCATGGAGCCCAACTACCTGCAGGCCCCTAAAGCTGTGGACTGGAGAGAGAAGGGCTACGTCACTCCCGTCAAGGACCAG GGCTCATGTGGGTCTTGCTGGTCGTTCAGTTCCACCGGAGCCATAGAGGGCCAGCAATTCAGGAAGACTGGCAATCTGGTGTCTCTGAGTGAACAGAACCTGATGGACTGCTCCAGACCCCAGGGCAACGAGGGCTGTAATGGGGGTCTCATGGACTTGGCGTTCCAGTATGTAAAGGACAACGGCGGCCTGGACACAGAGGCGTCCTACCCCTATGTGGGCAAG GAGGATTACTTTTGCCACTACCGACCAGAGTTCAGTGCCGTCAATGAAACCGGCTTTGTGGACATCCCCAATGGCAAGGAGCACACTCTGATGATGGCTGTGGCGTCTGTTGGCCCAGTCTCTGTCGCCATCGATGCCAGCCACGAATCCTTCCAGTTCTACCAGTCTG GCATCTATTATGAGGAGGAGTGCAGCAGTGAGGAGCTTGACCATGGAGTTCTGGTGGTGGGTTACGGTTTTGAAGGAGAGGATGTAGGTGGCAAGAAATTCTGGATTGTCAAGAACAG CTGGAGTGATAAGTGGGGAGACAAAGGCTACATCTACATGGCCAAAGACAGGAAGAACCACTGTGGCATCGCCACGGCAGCCAGCTACCCACTAGTCTAG
- the LOC110523897 gene encoding growth arrest-specific protein 1 — translation MATFAGFIKWTGRSTLYLCCAFVLFGCLCIASPTHGRRLICWQAIMKCHGESECHYAYDQYLYACAPVINGDRKKCPSHCISSLIQLNLTETGPSLEDCDCASDPVCRSTKRAIEPCLPRTSNMGCTEARRQCERDSQCSSAMRDYLFHCRKLFGGERCSDDCRRVIANMRNIPKAQQLDTCVCDGTERTICEYVKVSMKNFCFDSMDRYAGSGLSDSEDDSEDDYDEMEDYIYVENKSFSSRSACRGVVWTASVATILVLMNLI, via the coding sequence ATGGCAACTTTTGCCGGGTTTATAAAGTGGACTGGGAGATCAACTTTGTATTTATGCTGCGCGTTTGTCCTGTTCGGCTGTCTCTGCATCGCGTCCCCTACTCATGGTCGTCGGCTCATCTGTTGGCAAGCCATCATGAAGTGTCATGGAGAGTCTGAGTGCCACTACGCATATGACCAATACCTTTACGCCTGTGCGCCTGTTATCAACGGGGATAGGAAGAAGTGTCCCAGCCACTGCATCTCGTCCCTTATCCAGCTGAATCTAACCGAGACCGGCCCGTCTCTGGAGGACTGTGACTGCGCCTCGGACCCCGTCTGCCGGAGCACCAAACGCGCCATAGAGCCGTGCCTGCCTCGGACAAGTAACATGGGCTGCACCGAAGCCCGGCGGCAATGCGAGAGAGACTCCCAATGCAGTTCGGCGATGCGCGACTATTTGTTTCACTGCCGTAAACTTTTCGGAGGGGAGCGATGTTCGGACGACTGCAGGAGGGTGATTGCCAACATGCGCAATATACCCAAAGCACAACAACTTGATACTTGTGTTTGTGATGGCACAGAGAGGACCATATGCGAGTACGTCAAAGTTAGTATGAAAAACTTTTGCTTTGACTCTATGGACAGATACGCGGGCAGCGGGTTGTCTGATTCAGAGGACGACTCTGAAGATGATTATGACGAGATGGAGGATTATATATATGTGGAAAACAAAAGTTTTTCATCCAGATCCGCCTGTCGGGGTGTTGTATGGACTGCCTCTGTGGCCACCATTTTGGTTCTAATGAATCTTATCTGA